A window of Burkholderiales bacterium genomic DNA:
GATCGGCGGCTGGATGGCGGTTTCGAGCGTGATCGGCCCTATCATGGTCTACATGGACCGCTTCGTCATCGGCAGCGTCATCTCCTTGACCGCGGTGGCGTATTACGTCACGCCTTACGAGGTCGTCACCAAACTATGGCTCATCCCGGGTGCGCTGGCCGCGGTGCTTTATCCGGCGTTCTCCGCTTCCTTCAATCGGGACCGCGAACGGACGGCAAGACTTTTCGGTCAAGGGACCAAGTACGCCTTCATCGCCCTTTTCCCCATCACCCTAGTGCTCGTGACCTTCTCCCATGAAGCCCTGGCGCTGTGGATCGGCGCCGAGTTCGCGCGGAACAGCTACCGCGTCTTTCAAATCCTCGCGGTGGGCGTCCTGATTAACAGCCTGGCGCAGATCGCCTACGCCTTGGTGCAGGGCGCGGGAAGACCCGATCTTACGGCCAAGTTTCATCTCGCCGAACTGCCCTTCTACCTGGCCGCCCTGGGATGGCTGGTCCCCGCCTATGGGGTCACGGGTGCCGCGCTCGCATGGACCGGGCGGGTGATAGTGGATGCGGCATTGCTTTTTTATGCATCCGCGAATCTCATTTCCGTCGAAACGCTACCTCGCGTAAACCAGGCATGGCTGCTGCCCTTTCTGGCAGGCATCGTGATCGCCATGGGGGCAGCCCTGGAAAACGCCCTCGCAAAGCTTGGATTTTTAGGCGTAGGTTTGCCCGTGCTGCTCGCCTGGTGCTGGTTACGGTGTTTCTCGGCCGACGAACGAGCGGTGGTGCTCGGCTTGTTCTTGCATTCCAACACCAAGCCATGACGGCTCCGGATGTGCAGATCAGAGCTTATCCCGCTCCACGCTGTTTTCTATGTGGTACGGAAGGCGCCGTCC
This region includes:
- a CDS encoding polysaccharide biosynthesis protein; protein product: MNAHRLARNTLYNLIGQGVPLFLALLAFPLLIQQLGTDRFGALTLLWAVIGYFSLFDLGISRALIKVVAEKSAAGETDQVPAFIDTALILTGSLGVAAALLLAAVTPWLVTSTLSMPPELAQETRSALYILAASLPLVTTSATFKGVLEGQQRFGTSNAIQVGMGAVTFIGPLAVLAVSVSLTAIATALAAGRIVAWIAYFISSARLFPAASRGLALQGRAAAALLRIGGWMAVSSVIGPIMVYMDRFVIGSVISLTAVAYYVTPYEVVTKLWLIPGALAAVLYPAFSASFNRDRERTARLFGQGTKYAFIALFPITLVLVTFSHEALALWIGAEFARNSYRVFQILAVGVLINSLAQIAYALVQGAGRPDLTAKFHLAELPFYLAALGWLVPAYGVTGAALAWTGRVIVDAALLFYASANLISVETLPRVNQAWLLPFLAGIVIAMGAALENALAKLGFLGVGLPVLLAWCWLRCFSADERAVVLGLFLHSNTKP